From the Anguilla anguilla isolate fAngAng1 chromosome 6, fAngAng1.pri, whole genome shotgun sequence genome, one window contains:
- the LOC118229829 gene encoding U6 snRNA-associated Sm-like protein LSm7 has product MADKEKKKKESIFDLSKYIDKTIRVKFQGGREASGVLKGFDPLLNLVLDGTIEYMRDPDDQYKLTEDTRQLGLVVCRGTSVVLISPHDGMEAIPNPFVQQQEG; this is encoded by the exons ATGGCG gataaagagaagaaaaagaaggaaagcaTATTTGACCTGTCGAAGTACATCGATAAGACGATTCGAGTCAAGTTTCAAGGGGGTCGAGAAG CAAGTGGGGttctgaaaggctttgatccaCTTCTGAATCTGGTACTTGACGGCACTATTGAGTACATGCGAG ACCCAGATGACCAGTACAAGTTAACCGAGGACACGAGGCAGTTGGGCCTGGTCGTGTGTCGCGGGACGTCCGTGGTGCTCATCTCTCCGCACGACGGCATGGAAGCCATTCCGAATCCGTTCGTTCAGCAGCAAGAAGGGTAG
- the LOC118229827 gene encoding ceramide synthase 2-like has product MGALDQWLWRHEYWLPPGITWEDMQSQEGSWYPRPRDLLVALPLAVGFISLRYVFERLVARPLGRQLGVCDRTRVPVRPVPHLETFYTQHSHQPSQNEILGLTKQCDLTQRQVETWFRNRRNQDRPNNTRKFYEACWRFAFYMVAFSGGLAVLVDAPWFWDQRECWNGFPLQPISDAHYWYYMMELGFYWSLLLCVSVDIKRKDFREQIVHHVATISLLGFSYCSNYVRIGTLVMLVHDSSDFLLESAKMFNYAKWRKTCDSLFVVFTVVFLVTRLVVFPSRVIHTTLVLSMEVFTPFFGYYFFNALLLVLQALHVFWAWLILRMVYKFIFRGMVERDERSDEESGDDDEGAEEEEECGWEKRKDVLNGRLAVFTNLTNQRSSPSNRMPNSR; this is encoded by the exons ATGGGGGCGCTAGACCAGTGGCTGTGGAGGCATGAATACTGGCTGCCCCCTGGCATAACCTGGGAGGACATGCAGAGTCAGGAGGGAAGCTGGTACCCTCGTCCCCGCGACCTCCTCGTGGCCTTGCCTCTGGCCGTGGGCTTCATCTCCCTCCGTTACGTCTTTGAGAG gttgGTGGCTCGCCCCCTGGGCAGGCAGCTGGGTGTGTGTGACCGGACACGGGTACCTGTCAGACCTGTACCACACCTGGAGACTttctacacacagcacagccaccaACCGTCCCAG AACGAGATCCTCGGCCTGACCAAGCAGTGTGACCTCACCCAGAGGCAGGTGGAGACCTGGTTCCGTAACCGTAGAAACCAGGACAGACCAAACAACACCAGGAAGTTCTATGAAGCCTG TTGGAGGTTTGCCTTTTACATGGTGGCTTTTTCGGGCGGGCTGGCTGTTCTCGTCGAT GCACCTTGGTTTTGGGATCAGAGAGAATGCTGGAATGGATTCCCGTTGCAG CCTATCTCCGACGCTCATTACTGGTACTACATGATGGAACTGGGCTTCTActggtctctcctgctctgcgTCTCTGTGGACATCAAACGGAAG GACTTCAGGGAGCAGATCGTTCACCACGTCGCCACCATCTCGCTCCTCGGCTTCTCCTACTGCTCCAACTACGTGCGCATCGGCACCCTGGTGATGCTCGTCCACGACTCCTCGGACTTCCTGTTGGAG tccgCCAAAATGTTCAACTACGCCAAATGGAGGAAGACCTGCGACAGCCTGTTTGTCGTCTTCACCGTGGTCTTCCTGGTGACTCGTCTCGTGGTGTTTCCCAGCAG AGTGATCCACACGACCCTGGTCCTGTCCATGGAGGTCTTCACCCCCTTTTTCGGGTACTACTTCTTCAACgcgctgctgctggtgctgcaggCCCTGCACGTCTTCTGGGCCTGGCTCATCCTGCGCATGGTCTACAAGTTCATCTTCCGGGGCATG gTTGAGCGAGATGAGCGCAGCGATGAGGAGAGTGGAGATGATGATGAGGGGgcggaagaggaagaggagtgcGGTTGGGAAAAGAGGAAAGACGTCCTCAATGGCCGACTGGCTGTCTTCACcaatctgaccaatcagaggagcagCCCGAGCAACAGGATGCCTAATTCCAGATAG
- the LOC118229828 gene encoding cortexin-1-like isoform X3, with protein sequence MSGELSKAVSRPDSDTDTDANSPWGSPAPAGSRTPSSAANLATLPALHPTLSTVCKFCRRGAWTMNDGPAPDYEPLPPGPFSVAGAPTAPPLPLDGYTEQGASLVFVGLLLLLLAVLLVRCFRVLLDPFSRMPSSSWTDHKEGLERGQFEYALV encoded by the exons atGTCTGGCGAGCTGTCAAAAGCTGTCAGCCGCCCCgattcagacacagacacagacgcaaaCAGCCCGTGGGGATCCCCCGCTCCTGCGGGATCCCGCACGCCGAGCTCGGCcgccaatctggcaaccctgccgGCGCTCCACCCGACCCTGTCCACGGTCTGCAAGTTCTGCCGCCGCGGCGCCTGGACGATGAACGATGGCCCCGCCCCGGACTACGAGCCCCTCCCGCCGGGGCCCTTCTCCGTGGCCGGGGCCCCCaccgcgccccccctccccctggacGGGTACACGGAGCAGGGGGCCAGCCTGGTCTTTGTGGgactgctgctcctcctgctggccGTGCTGCTGGTGCGCTGTTTCCGCGTGCTCCTGGACCCCTTCAGCCGcatgccctcctcctcctggaccGACCACAAG GAGGGGCTAGAGAGGGGGCAGTTTGAGTACGCGCTGGTGtag
- the LOC118229828 gene encoding cortexin-1-like isoform X2: MSGELSKAVSRPDSDTDTDANSPWGSPAPAGSRTPSSAANLATLPALHPTLSTVCKFCRRGAWTMNDGPAPDYEPLPPGPFSVAGAPTAPPLPLDGYTEQGASLVFVGLLLLLLAVLLVRCFRVLLDPFSRMPSSSWTDHKEGLERGQFEYALV; encoded by the exons atGTCTGGCGAGCTGTCAAAAGCTGTCAGCCGCCCCgattcagacacagacacagacgcaaaCAGCCCGTGGGGATCCCCCGCTCCTGCGGGATCCCGCACGCCGAGCTCGGCcgccaatctggcaaccctgccgGCGCTCCACCCGACCCTGTCCACGGTCTGCAAGTTCTGCCGCCGCGGCGCCTGGACGATGAACGATGGCCCCGCCCCGGACTACGAGCCCCTCCCGCCGGGGCCCTTCTCCGTGGCCGGGGCCCCCaccgcgccccccctccccctggacGGGTACACGGAGCAGGGGGCCAGCCTGGTCTTTGTGGgactgctgctcctcctgctggccGTGCTGCTGGTGCGCTGTTTCCGCGTGCTCCTGGACCCCTTCAGCCGcatgccctcctcctcctggaccGACCACAAG GAGGGGCTAGAGAGGGGGCAGTTTGAGTACGCGCTGGtttag
- the LOC118229828 gene encoding cortexin-1-like isoform X1 codes for MSGELSKAVSRPDSDTDTDANSPWGSPAPAGSRTPSSAANLATLPALHPTLSTVCKFCRRGAWTMNDGPAPDYEPLPPGPFSVAGAPTAPPLPLDGYTEQGASLVFVGLLLLLLAVLLVRCFRVLLDPFSRMPSSSWTDHKEGLERGQFEYALV; via the coding sequence atGTCTGGCGAGCTGTCAAAAGCTGTCAGCCGCCCCgattcagacacagacacagacgcaaaCAGCCCGTGGGGATCCCCCGCTCCTGCGGGATCCCGCACGCCGAGCTCGGCcgccaatctggcaaccctgccgGCGCTCCACCCGACCCTGTCCACGGTCTGCAAGTTCTGCCGCCGCGGCGCCTGGACGATGAACGATGGCCCCGCCCCGGACTACGAGCCCCTCCCGCCGGGGCCCTTCTCCGTGGCCGGGGCCCCCaccgcgccccccctccccctggacGGGTACACGGAGCAGGGGGCCAGCCTGGTCTTTGTGGgactgctgctcctcctgctggccGTGCTGCTGGTGCGCTGTTTCCGCGTGCTCCTGGACCCCTTCAGCCGcatgccctcctcctcctggaccGACCACAAGGAGGGGCTAGAGAGGGGCCAGTTTGAGTATGCGCTGGtttag